The genomic segment CTCTAAAAAAACAACAATACATCTTGATACCGCAAAATCCCTTTTATACAGAACTGCACATAATCTATCTATTAACTATCTCAAAAAAAATGAAAAAATCGATAGTTTAGATGATGATAATAACTACTTGCCAGTAAGAAATACTTTTGATGATGATGTAATTGCTGAAGAAATTCAAGAAGAAATTTTAAAGGCACTACACCAATTGGATGCTGTAAGCAGATCAATCTTTATCCTAAAAAGAGATAATAATTACACAAATGAAGAAATAGCAAAGCTTTTACATATATCTGAAAAAACAGTGAGACGAAAGTTGCAATCCACTTTATCGCAATTACTATTGCATTTAAAAAGTAAAGGGTTTTATGAAGAATGAGTATACTACTCAATGACCATCTAAAAAAGGTTAATATTTTTTCAAAGATTATGAAAAATTTACACTATCGTGTGTCCAAATTTTGTGATACAATTGTATTATAAATAAGGGTAAAATATATGTTATGAAGCATGTAGATGAACTAACATTACTTGCCATTGCAAAAAATAGTTTACGTGAAGATGATGCAAAAAATGCACTACTTCATGTTAAACAGTGTGGTCTATGCTCTAAAAAGTTACAGATGATCCAGGCTACTATCGCCCCACAAAAATTAATTGAACCTTCACGCGATATTTTATCTTCTATACTGGAATATCATTCTAAATCAGAATCAAAAAAAGAATCATTCTTTGATGGTCTTTTCAATTTTATACAAACATATAAACGGTCTCTGGCTTTCACTACTGGTATTGTAATTCTAAGTATTGCAGTTGTATTATTTAGCATTAAACCCAATTACAAATCCATTCCACATATATTGTATATTGCTGGTAAAACCAATAACATTGTCACCACCCAAACAATCAAAGAAGGCCACAGGATTTTATTAAACGAAAGCGATTCAGCTGTTCTGATTGCTAACAACGATATTAGGTTCATGTTGGCTGGTGCTGCTGATTTAACAGTTTCCAAGTCCCGATATAATACCACAGTAGAAAAAAAGAAATTCCAGTATATCTTAAGTAAAGGTATAGCAAACATAAAATCATATAGTCCGCATGACACCATGCAGTATGAAATAAAAACACCGGATGCCATTGTGCAGCCATTGGGAACAGAATTTTATATTAATGTATCACCAGAAGGTTCACACATTTACATTGTTGAAGGAGCTGTAAAGATACTTAATACCGTAACTAATGAAACAGTAGAAGCTGAAACAGGAAAATTATATACAATAAGTAAAAATGAAATTACCTCTTTTGATATTGAAAAATATGAACTCCAGTGGGTTAACGACATTGACGGATCATTTATGAATTTTTCGGATAATTTAGATTATGGTGAATATTCTGCAATCAATTCTAATATCAATGATAATACTGGCAAAGGAAGTTCTACTGAAAACAGGCCAAAAGATGTTACTTCACCTGACATGAATAAAGAAACCGAATCATTGAAAAATAAAAATGAAATTCTTGAAATGAAAGAATTACAGAACGAAATGCGACAATTGAAAAAAGAATCAAAGCATAAACAAGGGAAATGATAATGATGAGTATAATTCCGCCACCGAATGCAGCAGAATTATACTCAATGGTATATATAGCGTGGTATTAGTTAATTATTATTGCTTCATCTTCTGCATACGATTTTACTGATAGTGGAAGTGATTTTCCTTTCATCATATTAATCCTGATATCTTTTTCATACCACAAATCATTGAGCCATTGTTGAAATTTATTTTTGAATACAGGATCATCAACATAATCACCAACAAAATCATCAGTAACCGGTATTTCTTCAACGTGCACCTTTATTATATTAACCCTGCCACACAAAAAATCCCAGAATGACATTCTTCCCTGTGGATATACAATTGTAACATCCAGAATTGATGTAATCATATTCCCCATAGTTGAAAATACAAAGCCAATACCACCTGATTTTGGTTTTAAGAGATTTTTATATGGTGACTCCTGGTTTGCATGTTTTTCTGGTGTAAAGCGTGTTCCTTCTACAAAATTCATAATTGATACAGGAATATATTTAAATTTCTGGCATGCTTTTTTGGTAACCTCGATATCTTTTCCTTTGAGATGTGGATGCTTCAACAGGAATGATTGTGAATAGCGTCGCATAAATGGGAAATCAAGTGCCCACCAGGCAAGACCCAGTACAGGTACCCAGATTAATTCTTTCTTTAAAAAGAATTTTAAAAATGGTATTTTGCCAGTCAAAATTTTTTGCAATACAACAATGTCTGTCCATGATTGATGATTGGCAATAACTATATACCAGCTTTTCTTACTGAGATTTTCAATACCAGAAACATCCCAGGTAATGGATCGTGTTATTTTCAAACCAGCATTGTTGCAGTAAATCCAGCAACATGCAATAGTATCCAGTGATTTATTTATTAACGTACGCCATATTCTTATAGGTATAATTTTTAAAACTGCAATTGGAAATAAAAATGAAGCCCAGAAAAGTGTATTGAGTGCCAGTAAAAGTACAGTAGCAACTCCGGTGATGTTTTCCTTAAATTTTTTCATTAATCTTCTCCTGAAAAATTGAATTTTTTGATTATTATTTTTAACTAAACCTGGAAACTATTATCGTCTTCCGATTCCTATCAATCCTGTTCCAATACAATAGTGGATTAATATGATTGTTTATCTACTGACTTATAAATACAAGCCAACAACCCATTATAAAGACAACTGGAATCAGGAAATGGTTGCAAAATTATTTTTTAAAAAGAAATAATTTTGAACTGTGGGGTGGTAATTCAAAAGTCTTTGATTGGGACGGTGTTTGTATATTGTTTTCAATCACAAATATTTTAGAATAATTTTTTATTATTTCCTGTTCAAGTGTTGCTTCACAGGTAGTATCATCTACATTCAATACTACACCCAATCCTTTTGAATTATAGAATGAACGTATTGACCTCAATACATCATTACAATAAATATCTCCATCCTTTGCTATATCAAATAATGCAATTGCCTGTAATAGCATTTCACGTTCAGTTGCAGAATAATCAGGCAACCTATCGGATATTACAAGCATAGCACCAAGTGCTGCTATTACATTATACAACGTTTGTCGTTCTTCAGGTTTAAGTTTAGTTTTATGCTGGCGTATCATAAGGCAATCAGGATCGTTAACCCAAAAACGGTTATGCATAAATGAACGGTACACACTGCTACAAATAGCTGAACGTGTTGAAATCCCTGAATCACTGTTAAATAGCTTATCAAAAAATGTCCGACCCCACTGAGGTGCTACATCAGGACCAATACGCATTGCATCAACATACCCAATGCCTGCCTGTAATGGCATTCCACATCCCAGAACAAATGCATTACCACTTGCCTTCCGAATACGGGCAACCGCCTGTGCAAGCGCTTCATACCTTGAAATTGTCATATTGTGCCGCACCCCTGGTAGCGCTGCAGCATATATAAAATCTAACTTGAGGTACTCATACCCCCATTCATACAATAACGTATTAATAGTATCCTCAATCCAGC from the Spirochaetota bacterium genome contains:
- a CDS encoding RNA polymerase sigma factor, whose amino-acid sequence is MISREQLISLYSTHYKEIFNYIYHLTGSFETAEDILQETFINIIEYSKKTTIHLDTAKSLLYRTAHNLSINYLKKNEKIDSLDDDNNYLPVRNTFDDDVIAEEIQEEILKALHQLDAVSRSIFILKRDNNYTNEEIAKLLHISEKTVRRKLQSTLSQLLLHLKSKGFYEE
- a CDS encoding FecR domain-containing protein, encoding MKHVDELTLLAIAKNSLREDDAKNALLHVKQCGLCSKKLQMIQATIAPQKLIEPSRDILSSILEYHSKSESKKESFFDGLFNFIQTYKRSLAFTTGIVILSIAVVLFSIKPNYKSIPHILYIAGKTNNIVTTQTIKEGHRILLNESDSAVLIANNDIRFMLAGAADLTVSKSRYNTTVEKKKFQYILSKGIANIKSYSPHDTMQYEIKTPDAIVQPLGTEFYINVSPEGSHIYIVEGAVKILNTVTNETVEAETGKLYTISKNEITSFDIEKYELQWVNDIDGSFMNFSDNLDYGEYSAINSNINDNTGKGSSTENRPKDVTSPDMNKETESLKNKNEILEMKELQNEMRQLKKESKHKQGK
- a CDS encoding acyltransferase, whose protein sequence is MKKFKENITGVATVLLLALNTLFWASFLFPIAVLKIIPIRIWRTLINKSLDTIACCWIYCNNAGLKITRSITWDVSGIENLSKKSWYIVIANHQSWTDIVVLQKILTGKIPFLKFFLKKELIWVPVLGLAWWALDFPFMRRYSQSFLLKHPHLKGKDIEVTKKACQKFKYIPVSIMNFVEGTRFTPEKHANQESPYKNLLKPKSGGIGFVFSTMGNMITSILDVTIVYPQGRMSFWDFLCGRVNIIKVHVEEIPVTDDFVGDYVDDPVFKNKFQQWLNDLWYEKDIRINMMKGKSLPLSVKSYAEDEAIIIN